The genome window acaaatgttttccttcctaaGTCGTATCATCAGCAATTCCCATGAAGCAGCTAACCCATCTGGAAGTTCATAGGtacacagaaaaatcaaggcGGGAGCTTGTTTAGGGCTCTCACAATTAAACTTCAGTAGCAGTTAAAAGTCACCAGATTTAACTAAAAGTAACAGCTGAGCTGAGAGGCAAAACCAGGTCCTTTCCCCAGAGTCTCTCCAAACACCTGCCTGGCTCTTCAGCAACAAGTTGTAAAGCCATGGTTAAATCTAAAATTTTGTGAACATTGCTGTGCTTTAAtagcagaacacagaaaaataacacctttaaggaaaaaaaaagaagagtccTAAAActaaagaacatatttttgtaaaaaagttTACTGTGAAATACTCTGTATAGTTCGTATCTTGTATAATTCCCATCTTCCAAAGATGTGTCAAAAAATGGCTTTCAATTTTACTTTAGAAAGCCAGCATATTCAGAAACAGGCTGCTCTCACAGTTCTTAGGTACCAACAGGTctgtcttctcctttctcaGTTATATCATATTTGCACCAAATTGCAACAATGCTTAGAGAAATGATGTTCCACTTATCATGCAGGCACTCCACACATTTTGTATCTGCAAGTTCAGAAGTCCACATGAAGAGCCCACAACTGAAACAATTCCTACTTCCACCTAGAAAACCCTACTATGAGAAGATAATCCAAAACACTCCAGAGGACAAAGTAACAGAAGTTGGTCATTCTCACCATTAAGAGCTGTTAACAGCACAAAATCTATTAAGATTCTTAAAGGGAATAAGAACTATTTGGCACCTTAAAACATTTAAGTCTGCAACCGCCCCGAGTAGAATTAACTCCACTGAACATACAAATCTCCAGCAGCACACTTAGAATTCAAACTTAATATGGTACAACTATTTGAGTTTCTTCTAGGGGAGACGTAGTAAATAAAACACCGCACTTGCATGCAGTCCTCTTCAGTCAGTCAAAGCCCACATAGTTTGAACTAGACAGAACCAACAAACTTAAAATCCATGTTACTGTGTGACTTACCCGGACGAGCGCATCATCTATGATGTGATCACGTCTCACTTTAAGTCGCAAATAGGGGTTGAGCTGCTGTCCTTGAACTAAGCTGTAGAGCACAGTTATGCGTCTTTCACTGTACATCCGGATTCTATTGTCATAATACAATCCCAGGTTCTTGGTAACAGCATTCAATATGAAGGGGCAGGTCAtaaaagagaatttattttctgtttctactttGAAGAAAGTGTAGTCTTTGTCCATTTCTAGAACATCATTCAGTGGTTCATTAATAAATTCTTCAAAAGGGATAAGTGGTTTTCTGCAATCTATAGTTTTAACACCAAGTTCAGTTTCCAGTGGGTCCACACGAggaccttttttatttcttctttcctcacCCAACAGCTCTTGAAGAGTTAGTTCACTTGATTCTGGGATAGgttcttcatcttcttcctcGTTATGATCTGTGTCCACATCCCCTCCTACTACATTTGCATAGTAAACCATTTTCAAGCACTTTGAAGCAGCAACAACAGCATCATCATCATTCACTAGGTTACGACTATTGAACTCGTTGCTTATGACTTTGTAAGTAATAAGCTGCTGAAATGTTTCCATCATTCTCCGAATCTGGTCTGCTCTGTACTTAGACCACAATCTGACCAGTTTTGCTTGAGCTGCAAGGGGTAGTTTGCTCATTGCTTTGCAAAACAATGGTAGAGCCATTTCCAGATATTCTGGGCTATGAAGATTGCCATTCTCCATAACGATAATAAACAAATTCAGATAGTTAGGATCCCGAGAGTACACATTATGGTAAGTCAAGTCACATTCCACATTAGGTGACAAGTACACGAGTGCATTTAAAAAGGcagtttctattttttcattagaaagtAATCTATCATAGACCCGTCTGACTGCTTCAATATCTACAGACACTTCATCCGGGCCTAGTTTTTGGAGGTTATTATCTCCCTGCGTGTTATCACCTATTCTTGACGATGAAGATGACGATGCACCTGAATCTTCTTCCATAGCAGCAGCCGAACAggcagctttttccttttcatcttcatCTTTGTCTTCATCCTTTCCTTGAAGGGACTTGAGCTCCTCCTTGGTGTGCTGCTTGGCTTTTCGGAAACTCTGTACCAATGCTTCAGCACTAGAAAATACTCTCCCAATCACCCGGATTAAAGGGGAATAATCCTCTTTCTCTCGACATAGTTCAAGAATTTCATATATCTTGTCTTCTGTTAGAAAAGTTACATCTATAAAAACATAACGTATTAATTTCATTaagttaaaaatttaaaaaatacttctaatttGCTCAAGACATCTGTGTATCGTATCATCATTAACACTGGAAAAACAGTGTCAATGCTGGATAAATTCAAGACATACTTTATAATTTCATTAGCATGAAGAAACATGATTTCATTCATTatgattttgtaaaatacattattcATAGATGTTGACCAGAGAACATGCTCAATGGTAAAAGTGTTTTGCAGCCAATTAACTGTATTTGGAAGTTAACAGTATTCTATCATCTGAACAAGAGCAATTAAATCAATCAGTAAGATGTTTAAAGGATTTAATGAGTCTTCTGGTAAATCTGCATAGTTAATGTGCAAGCAACTATACACAAAGTAAACTGTATCAACCTCTTTTCAAATATAGCATATGGACTTCATACACTGTGCCGCGCGCCCtgcgcgccccccccccgcttaaaaaccttaaaaacagGTCTTGAAGAAAGAATTCAGTAATTTGTTTTGTATATTAATGGGAAAGTAAGATTTCTTATTTCTATCTTTAATGCTTTCTGCAACTGTTTAGTATAAAAACTGATGCCTGAAAATCCTCCCAAAAACATGCTCAGAAATTTACACTGCCCTCTAAATTACACACTCAGTTGGGCATATGGGTTATTTCTTTGTACATCAGGCCTCACAGATAAACAACTTGAGTATACTCATCAATGTGCTATTCAGATGAACAAGCTGCTTTACATATATCATCTGCATGGGCTCCAAATACCTGTCTGTTCCCCTGTACCTGCAGACCCCTGATATGAAGTCATCTGGTGGTCCATTTGTTATTTGgaatcttcctttctctttagaaaagagaaggagaaaacattatttatagCTTTCTATGCTACTTCTCAAAGAGAATCCACAGATGCTTTCACATCAAGTGATTATTTGGAGTAGGATTACCACATGATCAGACCCCGAAAAGGTGTTCTAGGTTAAGCAGATTCTTCTGAACTGACACATAATTTAGAGCTAAAACTGAATCTGTTTAACAGCATCTCTGGAGATCTAAAACCACACACATCACAGCACTGTGTTCACCAACAATGCTGGCACAAGTACCcctgcagaaagaaggaagtgTATCATTTTAATAAAGACAGTTATatgttaaaagtattttgaaatgtgattGCCTACACTAACATTCATTCCAAGCAATCgttcagttaaaaaatacaaactaaatGATGCAAAGACAGACAACCCATTGATTTTCCACAGAGCCCCAAGCCATTTTTAGAGCACATATAACACAGGAAAGATTAAGCTTATGTCATGCTGCTGAGGTTGACTTCTAACCAATCTGAAGACAGtgaaaaagtttcaaaattaaaatctgtcctcttaaagaaacaacagcatttaaaatattatgaaacGATTCAAGCTTTGTGCAACATCTCCTATTTTTATCTGCCCTAATGCATGCTCAAGAAGCAAACCTGCCTAAAAGAAGTGTAACTGCCAATACAGATGCTGTTACACACCATAGCTCCTCAAAATGAGAGCCACAGCACCAAGTTCACTGACTCTGGACTGCAGACGTTATTCATAGCATAAGAATTATCAGCAAAAGTTGACGCTAACAGGACAACACATTTCAGATGTCCATACTTACAGCAGGAATACCCCAGTCAATCTTTCAAAGGTTTTAGTATTTAAGGAGTTAACCATGTACTATTTCCAGTTAAAACATTTAGTATTACCATCAGCAGTTTCATTAAGTTTTGAGTCATATCCTGTGACCATCCTCTAATTGAGCTGCCATAAGGGTCTGCCCCATTTTTACTTTACAGCAATTagaacagctgcagaaagacaaaacGTTAAGTGAAGCGTTCTTCTAACTCAAGTAAATTTTTGCTGAGTTGTGTCTGAACATGtaagcttttgcttttacatGCCCTCTCCTCTTACCCTTTCTACTGCTACTAAGTGATCCAGCAAAGTAAACTTATCTCCTCTCAGACCTTGTTCTCAGTAATACTTCATGATGAATCCATCCACAAAATCAAGCTTTAGCAGTAATTCTTAAGTGAGAAAAAGGTTGCATGTGATCTATATATCACCAACACACTCCCTAATTAGCAAacttattaataatattttcattatctcTTAGGGAAGCTTTGTTACGATTGTGTGCTCACTGCCTGTCCACTGACATTCTCTGTTCCCAATTTAATGTTTTTGTGATCAGTTGAAAATAGCTTCCCAGGTAATTATAACATTGATTTTGAAATGGTGTTCTCATATATATGACTACATCTGTAACCTTTGCTTTTCATATATTTGCAATTTCTCTATTTGCTTCCTCTTTTTGGACTGCCATCTAAGATATTACTGAGATGCTGACAATGGACCCAGGTAAGTTTTCCCAATAGTCTTAGAGCTTAGCACTACAGAAAAGTAATTCAAACAATTCTTTCTGAAGGGCatttctttcaatttatttaGAATTTTCAATCCTATGTCAAGCATAAAAGCAAGCTACACATCCTGTTCCTTGGCTTTCTTAAACGTAACTGCAGTTTTCCCAGTAACTGTTGCTGTAGATGAACCTTAAAGACTTTCAGTGTACCACACTCCTTAGACATCATCCAATTCCAAAAGGTAACCAAGAGTCTCAAAGGTCTTTAAGAATGCATTAATGCTCTTTGTCTATACAGCTACAAAGACAGGTCAATACCTGCGATGCTGTGACAGATGAAGTCTGAGTCATTATTTTACACAACAGACTGTCTCTGGAGACAGTTTGAGAAGACTCTTAGATATCTATCTTGGGGAGAGAGGACAGCAGGGTCAGAGGGAAGGAGATAAATTCTGTATGTACGCATCtccattaaaaatacacaaaatcaAGGGACAAAGCACAAAAGACATAATGTGCCTCTTGCCCATCTAACAGTACACCGactcccctttcccttccatACTGTTTGCCTCCTTGCTTACTCAGGTCATAAATAATTTGGGGACAAATTTAACCTTGCATCAGATAAAGAACAAACTGATGCAGGTTATTGACTGGAGCATCTTAGGTCTCTTATAACAGTGTTATGTTTTATTGCTGATTCTGTGGggctttttaattctttgcagTAAGCAGTTTCACCTTCTTTAGCTAAACTGAAAGAATCTGAAGTTCTATGTTTATACCATTTATTGCAACAATACTTAAAAACGGTCTGCTCAAAGGTTAATGGCTTTGATTTCATTTAGCTTGTGATTTCCATTTGCACCACAGGTTTTGGTGACAACCAAGATTATTATTAAACAGTAAATACATACTACAAGAAAGTCAGAAAAGCTAAACAGAAGTTAGAAAAGACATACAGAACAGTATTTCACTTTTGTGCACTGGCTTAGAAATCACTTTGCTTAAACTTTTTTAGTTTGGTAAATGTACTGCCCATCATCCACTGTATATCATTTTTTGTTCctctattaattttcttaatatagAATTCAGAATTAGATAAAGTATAACTTTTATAACTCATTAACTACATAAGAGttacaaaataagcaaaactaaAGCAGTCATacaacagcatttaaaaaacctcTCCATATTCGCAAAGCCAGTAATCTTAGAAAACAACAAATGCACATGAATCTTAACAGAGATTTGATAAAGATCCAGATTTGGAATCAGCGTTCAGCATTAATCAAGCCATTTTTCAGAATccacagtaaaatatttcattgccTGCATTGTATTTTACTGAAGTCATCAGCAGAACACCACCACAGTGAATTCTACAGGGTTATACTTGTgcatattaaattattttattttaggaaaattcTAAAATAACATCTTACCTTTAAAGTCATCTCTTGGGCCTTGCATTTCCttcttgttcatttttctgtcagtgCAGGAATTGTTATGGGCACCTTTGGAATTGTTTTCTAGGTAAGCTGAGCTCGTTCCTTTCTTGGAGGGATGAGGATCACAGAGTTTTGCATTAATCTTATAAAGCTCGAGGGCCTTAATGGCTGCTGCATTGTTATCCATACGGAGAAAAGTTGGACAGGAAGCACAAAATTCATTCGTGCAGGCTTCATTTCCACAGCCCTCAGTTAACTGGTGGTAGTAGCGCTCTATTAGATGCTTTGCAGCTGCTCGCTTCCTGTAGCAAACATTCAAACAGTAAGTACAAGGATTAGTAGAGCTTTCATATAAAAAGCTCATTCAAAAGCATCAGCAAGGCAGAGATTAGTCAGGCACTGAAACACAAGATTTCTGTGTCAGAGAGGACACAtcaggagattttttttaaatgcaggatTCTCATCTTGacaaatgcaaatatatttaactCGCAATTTAATTTGTGGGTCCTACGTAAGTGAAAGGTAAATCCTGTTTATGCACAGTTTTTAGCTTTACATTCTAGTGTTACAGTGTATAGAatctttttcagttctgaacAATCTCTATTGTCACTGAAAAAGAGAGGAATTTAGATGCAAAGCAAGGctgcaaatgaaacagaactggATTCATACAGGTGATTGAGTCTGATGTATAGTACTGAGGTATGGTTGCCACTGACAGAGGGAAAAGGCACGAAATACAAATGATCCAGACATTTTCTTAGTAATACTATCAATACTACACTGATAGGATATAAACCCTTCAGaattctaaactttttttttttccactcactACCAGATTCCAGATGACTAAGTGATCAGATATTTAGTCTGTTTaaatctgtaggaaaaaaaaatattccttggTTAATTAAACTGATGACAAAACAATGATCACAGATGAGCTCAAGGCTAAATATATCTCTCCTCAGCTTAATAAGGTGTATagttcactaaaaaaaaaaaaaaaaagagctccCTTTCTCCTGCAATTATACATGGCAAGTGTGTATTTTGAGGAATTACAACTGTATTGCTATACAAGTCAGTGTGCTCAgtactatatatacacacacgaAAAATTTAATTGGCCAATTAATAAGGTCACAGACTTTTACAAAAACATGCAAATGGTAAAGAAATTGCTGTAAAGCTGCAGGTAACTGGGACAGAAGAAGCTGAGTGCAGCACCAAGAGCACCATATTTGAttgcattttggaaagaaacccccaaaccttCACTTAAATTAAGGGaagttattaatgaaaaatatcaaCTATGAAACTTTACAAACATTCTGATTAGTTGTAACATGCAGGCTTTTTACCTAACTTTAGTGATATAGCATTATAAAGATTAAAACACGGGAAACAAGATTTCCCATCAGAAATTGTGATATTAACTTCAAGTTGCCTTTTCTGACGTCAGTGTATGTACACATTCTGCATAGAACAAGTATGTGAGAACTGAAGTGCTACTTCAGTACCCTCTGGTACTACTCGGCAGCTAGCTGTTAATACTGGCTAGTTAAGTGTTAAAACGAGtttcaaagcagctgcttcagaagggaaaatatcCTCAAGTTCTGAAAGTAACTATTGACGTGTATATTATTCAGCAATTTTCACCTATGCTCCTTCCTTTTCACCCTTCAAGATGTCATGATTCtagagaagaaaacagttcttaCAAAGAAAACCATTACCTCAATGTCTACCTGACCTTCCAAATGCCTCAGTGcattcaaagacaaaaaaattgaagaGAAAGCTTTCCCTGGCACCTTGAGACAGAGGTGGAagcccataaaaaaaaataaatgaaaaagcagtatGAGCAATACCATCAAAATCACTGCTGTATAAACAGGGAATAGCTGTATTCTGATCCAAGGAAAGAGTTCTACCCTCCCCAACTTTTTTATATGTAGACTTAGGAAAACCTGCCTCTTTTCACatgcatataaaaatgtaagggtttttttaatgtctttcatACTTCAGCTTTTAGTATAGAGGCTTTAAAAAACCAAGTGTTTTAATACAGCTTAGACCAGTACATGATCTCATAGACTTCTATTTCTGAATGCCAAGACTTCATATTTCAGACCTTCAGATTTAGAGTGTAAAATATTGTCATTTGTAGGCAGATAAGTAGATCATGTGAAAGTCTTTCTTGGTTAATATTGAACTCTTACACCTGAGCTATGGCCAGCTGTCTCACTAACATGCTCCTTATTTACTCCTCTTGCAGTCTCTCCTATGCATTACTTTTGATGCCTTCATGAAAGCTCTTTCCAACTGAAGTTGAAAATTACTgttcctttaattttcttccctctctctcacTGATCGTGTTTTCCACAGCGCATGTGGAAATGGCAGTTATTTCATATACACGCTATCATTTTCCTCATCACGTTTTCCTTTGATCTTTATTTCTCCATTGCAGTCTACAGGTAGATCACAAGTTTTTTACTATAATCTTCTGACCCATGAAATACACCTACAAATGTTATATGGATTATTTCTCACTGCTTTTCtaagtgtatatatattaggggtgtgtgtgtgtatttattgaTTTACTTAAAGCATCTAGAGTTGTTAATCAGATTAAATAGATTGTGAAAAGCTGACCAATTCCATAAGCAAGAACTTATATTTTCAAATGGGAGAAATTGTTAAGTCTTAGAGGCATGCGCACCTTTCTAGCTTATGTAATAACTAGTTTGAGTGAAGTTTCAATGTATAAACACTGATATATTAACAAggcattttattatattaaacaATACTCCACTTTAACCAAGTCATATCTGAGACACCAAGAGACAAAGCTAAGCTTAGACTTGTCTATCAGTTAAATTCTGAGGAcctcaatatttttttgcttccaaTATCTAACTACCAATTACTTCTCAAACTGTATCATGCCTATAATAATGATGTTTctacaaaaattttaaattttgactCATGGCCGTAGATGCATTAAGTGCTGTGAAATTGTATTAGAGATGGTAGGTCTGACTGAAagttagaatttatttttttttaaagcaactatGGAAGCTAACAATAGTGTACAACAGTATTAGAATACAACAGTACTAGAAATTCCCTCCATCTCTTCCTGATGGCTATTCCACAGACTTTTGACATGGCCTCAGATaaactatttaaataaacagaaaaggtgGAGACTTAAAAGTGAGGATACAGACAGAAGGTAGAACAGAATTTACTGAGCCTTCCATAAGAGCTACCTTTACCAAGATCCACCCATGAAAGCATTTACAGAGAATGCAGTTCCAAGTAAGGCAATGAGTGATGTTACAGAACAGtaagatattccataccacattCCCACGGGGGTAATTGAGGAATTATTGTCACTGTCCAGTGCCAAAAGCACACATTTCCTATattatccagaaaaaaaacgTAGCATACCTTCTACGTTCTCCAGAGGTGAAAGCTTGATCTCTTTTCACATTCCCTTTCTCATTTAGTATGCAGAAAACTTAAATTTTTAGCCTTAGGCATTAAAACTTCACCAAGAGAGGTAACACAAACCCCCTCTCTATTCTTAGCTCCTGCTACACAGTGAAGACTGCAGCTCCCTTTAAGTTCCTGTATAGGGTTCCAGTGAGGAATAACTTGCCCCTTACAAACTCAGTGACTGGTTTACTGTACATTAGCACACAGATGCCTAGTGTAGTTAAGGCTACAGTGACTGACTTGCATATATGTTTGCAAGGACTCACACTGCTGTTGTACATCCAAGTATGAAACTGCATGGGTGTAGGTGCAGTTGTAAACAGTTCACAGACATACCACAGGCATATCCTTATGCCTTAAGGGTAACTTCCCACACAGTGGGCCTTGCATAACCTCCTCAAGCAAGACACACCACTTCAGTGAGGAGAGGCACATAAAATCGATGTCATCTTCCTTTCCCAAAGTCCAACAATTTCACaagcagatttttatatttaaaaataaatcagtattcACTCACTTTTGTagtacttaaagaaaaaagaacgCCTTTAGGCTTTTAGATTGTTCTTTAACCAATAAAAAGCCAGATAATAAGTACTTCGCATTTGTAATTTAAATGCTGCCAAAACTGCAGTATCACTAGAAGTGTGCACCACTGAGCCTCTGCCTTTCTAGATACTTAGGCAAAGGTGCACTGGGCTGCATTTTATATCATAAAGTCATTTTTGAATGTCTAAAACCTATATAAAACAAGAGATTGCATGCACTGGTTCACAAGTTCCTGTGTAACAGCACCTAAtttgcatttctcattttttttattttatactaaatacagagaaatgctacataaagaaaatttttgtaacagagaaaatcagaagtttAAGCATTTAAAGAATTTTAGAAACAGCTGAAGTATATAATTCCTTAAAGTCCACCtacaaagcaaagatttttcatCTAAGTTTCAAAACTTGCCTGAAGCTAAAAATATCCGTATAAATGCATCATTTTTGCTTCAAGTTTacctaaattttaaaaatatgtatgaaagTTTCATACTTGTCTAGAAATATcagtataaaatatttctgaattgttTCTGCTTGGGACACAGCTACTTTTGTTATTTCTACACAGACGTCTCACATTGCTCCACAATGGCAAATTTTAGTAAGTGGAAATTTACAACagcctgttttaaaaaaactgctAGTAATTCAGAAGTGCCAAAACATTCataagctgttttctttcttaatgcaaaaaaaccaccagaagtATTAATGTGCATGGAAACTAGAGGAAAAATTATGTTTGTCTTTTGGAtaggaagaaaacaggcaaCAGTTCTTTTAGTACTAATAGCAAAACATCTTCAGTATATGGCTTAACAGACAGGAGCATAGAGACTTACACACCTGCAACAATTATACTACACTTTGGAAGCAAGATGACCAGCAGAtcaaaaactttaaagaaaatataggTTATGGATGGACATCTTTGTGAagttaaatactgttttctgagAGTTTCAGTTTCAAACCTTGCATGTTGGTTTCCTGCTTCTGTTTAGTCAGACTAAGAACAGCAGTGCTACAGAAGACAAGCTTCCAGTAAAAGCACTGCCCACACAGACCCTTCTGAAGTGGCCTGCACACGCCACTGCCAAACACTCCAcccagagctggagctgagcaCTCTGTTCCAGCAGTGCTGCAACACTTTCTGCCCACCTCAGCCTCTGGCACCCCAGTGAACGTATGCTGGCAAATGCACATGCAGCCTGCATTTCCCAAACCTCGTTCTTTCCAGTATGGTAGACCCCAACAGCTGGTGTGTAGACCATGAAGCCCCTTGGACTGTAGTGTTTTCACTCAAGAGACCAATCTCCCCACCACATACTCCAGATCTACTGTGCCTCTGGGAACATCATGTACTGATAAAGTCAGTCATGGCACTTCCTCAGGAAGGGCGAACCTGAGAACAGAAGAGTTGTACTGGCTTTACGTAGCAATGCACAAAGAGAGCTAGAGACAGGGGTCGAGAACACAGCACGTATCTCAGTCTTGACTCACAAACTACCTTGCTACAGTCCTATTAGGAAAACATCCTTCATTACTGCGCTTTCCTCGTCAGGTTGTTAGCTCCAGGACTCTGTAATGTCATTCCACAGGCCAACTGGTTTCATACCCTGGTTCCTACCTGTCCTTCTTAAGAAGGAAAGCATTGCCCTGTCACCCATGTGATCCCTCCAACATTCTCGATTAGCCATAAAATTGAGATGAATAACGCGTCAAATATACCCTGGCTTTTCAACCCAAGCAATTTCAGGAGAAatcctgcccccgccccccaaccaaccaaacataACTACAGGCCTGAAGCCACTAAATAACTGATTACAGGGAAACAATTATTAGGCAATTATTGTAAGCTATCAACATATGTAAATGGTAATGACTGTAGGCATACTTGATTATTAAATACCATGCTCACGTTTTCAGAATCAGTGCCTTTTGAAAAGGCGGGGAGAAATACAGCCTTCATAAAATAAGGCCATAAATTTATTTAACTACAAAGAAAAGTAACTTGAATTACTGCTGAAATAAACTTACTACTAAGTTTAGGACTGACTAAACTCAAAGCATCTTACGCTCACTGAACAGATTTGttattcttaatattttaaagaaaagaaaatgtatgtaaTTGTTACCAGCTATTAAACTTCTAAAGAGTATATCATGATATGTCTAACcacacaaaacatttcaacagTTCTCCAAATTCTGTTCTAAATTATCAAGCAAGGAGTCCAAAACTCTACTACTCTGTAGTGGCTGTGAGGCCACAGTAAGACCAGCTTTGTCTTTattggaaagaaatgaaattacagtGACTTCACATACTTGGAGAAATCCTTCAGTGTCTTTTATATTCAGGacaaaacaaataatatttatCAATATTTAAGCAAAACCCATATTCTTTAGTACCTTCCATGTTGTTTTCCCTTGGTTAA of Falco cherrug isolate bFalChe1 chromosome 2, bFalChe1.pri, whole genome shotgun sequence contains these proteins:
- the UBE3A gene encoding ubiquitin-protein ligase E3A isoform X4, yielding MDNNAAAIKALELYKINAKLCDPHPSKKGTSSAYLENNSKGAHNNSCTDRKMNKKEMQGPRDDFKDVTFLTEDKIYEILELCREKEDYSPLIRVIGRVFSSAEALVQSFRKAKQHTKEELKSLQGKDEDKDEDEKEKAACSAAAMEEDSGASSSSSSRIGDNTQGDNNLQKLGPDEVSVDIEAVRRVYDRLLSNEKIETAFLNALVYLSPNVECDLTYHNVYSRDPNYLNLFIIVMENGNLHSPEYLEMALPLFCKAMSKLPLAAQAKLVRLWSKYRADQIRRMMETFQQLITYKVISNEFNSRNLVNDDDAVVAASKCLKMVYYANVVGGDVDTDHNEEEDEEPIPESSELTLQELLGEERRNKKGPRVDPLETELGVKTIDCRKPLIPFEEFINEPLNDVLEMDKDYTFFKVETENKFSFMTCPFILNAVTKNLGLYYDNRIRMYSERRITVLYSLVQGQQLNPYLRLKVRRDHIIDDALVRLEMIAMENPADLKKQLYVEFEGEQGVDEGGVSKEFFQLVVEEIFNPDIGMFTYDESTKLFWFNPSSFETEGQFTLIGIVLGLAIYNNCILDVHFPMVVYRKLMGKKGTFRDLADSHPVLYQSLRDLLEYEGSVEDDMMITFQISHTDLFGNPMMHDLKENGDKIPITNENRKEFVNLYADYILNKSVEKQFKAFRRGFHMVTNESPLKYLFRPEEIELLICGSRNLDFQALEETTEYDGGYTRDSVIIREFWEIVHSFTDEQKRLFLQFTTGTDRAPVGGLGKLKMIIAKNGPDTERLPTSHTCFNVLLLPEYSSKEKLKERLLKAITYAKGFGML